From Gemmatimonadota bacterium:
GACATTTTAAGGCGAGCGAATAGCTAACCGCTCATATCTATGACAGATTTTCGGCCTCCTGAGCCATCGTTTTTTGTCCGGTTGATTGCAACCGGCTTTTTTTCTGGCTATTCGGGTTTTGCCCCGGGAACAGCCGGGTCAGGCGTGGCATTGGTGATTTATTGTCTGTTGCCACCATTGAACGCGTGGGCGTGGGGGCTGCTGCTGATCGGATTGTTTTTCGTGGGGGTTTATACATCCGGGGCCTGCGAAAAATCCTGGGGTAAAGATCCCAGACGTGTAGTGATTGACGAGTTTGCAGGATTTTTTGTGACAGTAAGTCTGCTTCCGCAGTCGGTGTTGGTGGGCATTGTTGGCTTTGTCGTGTTTCGCATACTGGATATTATTAAGCCACCACCCGCCCGACAGGTCGAGGCATTGCCCGGTGGGTGGGGTATTGTGGCCGACGATGTGGTTGTGGGCATTTATGGACATTTAATTCTAATATTATGGCTGGCATTCGCACCTTTGTCGCTTTAGAAATGCCCGTTGCTGTTAAACGGCAAGTCGTTTCTGTGGCGCGTCACTTGAGCCATTTGAGCCAGATGCGCTGGGTAAGATCTGAGGGCGTACACCTCACCCTCAAATTTTTAGGTGATGTGGAAGAAAATCGCGTTGCGGATATTGTTTCAGCCGTGCAGCAGGTC
This genomic window contains:
- a CDS encoding phosphatidylglycerophosphatase A, whose protein sequence is MTDFRPPEPSFFVRLIATGFFSGYSGFAPGTAGSGVALVIYCLLPPLNAWAWGLLLIGLFFVGVYTSGACEKSWGKDPRRVVIDEFAGFFVTVSLLPQSVLVGIVGFVVFRILDIIKPPPARQVEALPGGWGIVADDVVVGIYGHLILILWLAFAPLSL